One genomic region from Strix uralensis isolate ZFMK-TIS-50842 chromosome 19, bStrUra1, whole genome shotgun sequence encodes:
- the MRPL58 gene encoding large ribosomal subunit protein mL62: MAAHTLWGLCRPRLGLGLLTARFSRRAAAGTEYRSAYSLDKLYPPRQDGDASGPEQPQPAVLDIPMARLTVSYCRSSGPGGQHVNKANTKAEVRFHLASADWIPEAVRQKMASMHRNKINRDGELIVNSEASRYQMRNLAICLEKIRTMVTEATETPKVVSKETTQKLIERVENMNRERLRQKKIHSNIKQSRKADFD; encoded by the exons ATGGCGGCGCACACGCTGTGGGGCCTGTGCCGGCcgcggctggggctggggcttcTCACCGCCCGGTTCTCGCGGCGGGCCGCCGCCGGGACCGAGTACCGGAGCGCCTACAGCCTGGACAAGCTGTACCCACCGCGGCAGGACGGCGACGCCAGCGGCCCG GAGCAGCCGCAGCCGGCCGTCCTCGACATCCCCATGG CTCGCCTGACCGTGTCCTACTGCCGGAGCAGTGGCCCTGGCGGACAGCACGTTAATAAAG CGAATACCAAGGCAGAAGTTCGGTTCCACCTGGCATCAGCAGACTGGATTCCAGAAGCTGTGAGACAAAAAATGGCATCGATG CACAGGAATAAGATAAACCGAGACGGTGAGCTGATTGTGAACTCTGAAGCGAGTCGCTACCAAATGAGGAATCTGGCAATTTGTTtagaaaaaatcagaaccatggTCACGGAGGCTACCGAGACGCCCAAGGTGGTGTCTAAGGAGACAACACAGAAACTCATAGAGAG gGTGGAAAACATGAACCGTGAACGACTACGACAGAAAAAGATACACTCAAATATAAAGCAGAGCAGGAAGGCAGACTTTGactga
- the CDR2L gene encoding cerebellar degeneration-related protein 2-like: MLSADRMEEFQSEEEEPWYDQQDLEQDLHLAAELGKTLLERNKELEDSLQQMYATNEEQVQEIEYLTKQLEMLRQMNEQHAKVYEQLDLTARDLELANQKLVLESKTSQQKIQCLTETIEGLQNQVEELQKQVEEMRSLEQLRIRREKRERRRTIHTFPCLKELCSSPRYEDAFQVHSSSTEFNQKPLERENERLQAMVNSLRSQVNQEKQRKERVEREYTSVIQEYSDLEQRVCEMENCKLRIKELEAELLELQQMKQVKKYLLSREDNLSEALLEPLNNAPEADYIDLSEEEGGKSHGPSMTPSPNHPVRKSCSDTALNAIVTKDAVSRHEGNYTLHANNVRKRGMSILREVDEQYHALLEKYEELLSKCRQHKDSVRHTGVQTSRPISRDSSFRDFRGEGHELEERKTMEKTISKHVEAVDKRLEQSQPEYKALFKEIFSRIQKTKADINATKVKNKSSK, from the exons ACTTGCATTTGGCCGCGGAGCTGGGGAAAACGCTGCTGGAGCGCAACAAAGAGCTGGAGGACTCCCTGCAGCAGATGTACGCCACCAATGAGGAGCAAGTGCAGGAAATTGAG TACCTGACCAAGCAACTAGAGATGTTGCGGCAGATGAATGAACAGCATGCGAAAGTCTACGAGCAGCTGGACCTGACAGCACGCGACCTGGAGCTAGCTAACCAGAAGCTCGTGCTAGAAAGCAAGACATCCCAACAGAAGATACAGTG CTTGACGGAAACGATCGAGGGGCTGCAGAACCAagtggaggagctgcagaagcaGGTGGAGGAAATGCGGAGCTTGGAGCAGCTCCGCATTCGGCGGGAGAAGAGGGAGCGGCGCCGAACTATCCACACCTTCCCCTGCCTTAAGGAgctgtgctccagccccag gtATGAGGACGCCTTCCAGGTCCACAGCTCTTCCACAGAGTTTAACCAGAAGCCACTGGAGAGGGAGAACGAGCGTCTCCAAGCCATGGTGAACTCCCTGAGGTCCCAAGTCAACCAGGAGAAGCAGCGGAAGGAGAGGGTTGAGCGAGAGTACACCTCTGTTATTCAGGAGTACTCGGACCTCGAGCAGCGGGTGTGCGAGATGGAGAACTGCAAACTGCGCATCAAGGAACTGGAAGCAGAGCTCCTAGAGCTACAACAGATGAAACAAGTCAAGAAGTATTTGCTCAGCAGAGAAGACAACTTGTCCGAGGCCCTCCTTGAGCCGCTGAATAACGCCCCGGAAGCAGACTACATCGACCTctctgaggaggagggaggaaaaagtcATGGGCCATCAATGACACCTTCCCCAAACCACCCTGTTCGGAAAAGCTGCAGTGACACAGCCCTCAACGCCATCGTGACCAAGGATGCCGTGAGTCGGCACGAGGGCAATTACACGCTGCACGCTAACAACGTGCGCAAACGGGGCATGTCCATCCTGAGGGAAGTGGACGAGCAGTATCACGCCTTGCTGGAGAAGTACGAAGAGCTCCTGAGCAAATGCCGGCAGCACAAGGACAGTGTGCGCCACACAGGGGTCCAAACGTCCCGGCCCATTTCTCGTGACAGCTCCTTCAGAGACTTCCGGGGAGAGGGACATGAGTTGGAAGAGCGGAAAACCATGGAGAAGACCATCAGCAAACACGTGGAGGCAGTGGACAAGCGGCTGGAGCAGAGCCAGCCTGAGTACAAGGCTCTTTTTAAGGAGATCTTCTCCCGcatccagaaaacaaaagcagacatCAATGCCACAAAGGTGAAAAACAAGAGCAGCAAATGA